A segment of the Corylus avellana chromosome ca2, CavTom2PMs-1.0 genome:
ACTCAAGTGTCTTAGAAACTATTGCTGTtggtaaataaataatcttGTTGTTTACTAAGGCACCAGACCAATCTACGATTCAAATCCTCTATATATCAATAAACATACGCCAGTAACCGAGTCCCACTCGATCCCTTGATCTCGAGCCACTAAAATCGCGGAATGACTAACAAACATTATCtgtcattcaaatgtttgttcagctaatatcaagggataagattcctgaaTATGTGGAAAATCAAATCTTTTCattgcctataaatacaagtcatattatcgaagcaaaggtaatcacaactctcattATCTGAGCTCTATAGTTGTTGACAATATCCTCTTTTGTTCTCAtcctgacttaggcatcggagtgttcCCGCgggctcacccccggtcacttcgatccttctttcttctttgttgtgcagtcaaataGTTCATGTATTGGTCAACTAAAACGAAGCAGGCGTGTCACGACACCATTTGGAGAAATtgtgcatcaacagtttggcgccgtctgtgggaactttagattttcatcagttctctATTAATCCAAAATGGTGACTACTCGCTTCACTGCTGCAGCCTCCAacgcaccaccaccaccatccgaTCTAGCCGaattcatgaagcagatgtctGAATCCATGAAGGCTCTGAAaaagcagaatgaagacctgGCTGTAAGGCTCACAGCAGCTGAGGGCCGTAATAGCCAGAAGGACCAAGAGCGAGCAAGAAGGCGTGAAGAACGGCGTGAGAGGGAAAGACGAAGGGAAATTCGCGATGGGAAGCGAACTGCAGGTTCACATCGCGAGGAGGAAGCAAGTTCAGTCCAAGCTAGCCATCATACTACTGTCTAGAATGAGGAGCATCGTGAGTAGCAGAACCCAGAGAGGTCTCAGCATACTAGGCCTCGAAGGGAGCAATTTCAAGGGCGAAATGAGACCCAGATGAGTGCTGACATGGAAGATTTAAAGAAGAAGTACGAAGAGCTAACTCGCAAGTTGGCTGCAAAGGATGAAAAAACCCCCGCTGCAGGGTTCATGGATAACACCAATTTGCCTTTCACTGATCGGGTGTTAAGTTTCCCTTTACCTGAAAACTTCAAAATGCCTCGTGTCAAGGAGTTTAACGGTAGTGGCGACCCTTCAGAACATATGGAAAGTGTTCGTGTTCACTTTTCCCTTCATAGGTTTCCAGATGAAATAGCATGCAGAATCTTTCCTCTTACTTTGGAAGGAGTTGCTCATGATTGGTTTGATAGATTGCCTGCCAAGTCAATAGACAGTTTCAAATAACTTGGAAGTCTCTTTTTAAGCCAATTCCTGgctaccaagaagaggaggaagcacTCGGCTTGCTTACTGTCATTGCGTCAAGGAAATGAGGAAAGCCTAAAAGATTTCATGCATaggttcaataaagaaaaattgttagtgGATAACCCAGGGGATCAGACGGTATTATTCGCGTTATGGCTTGGAGTCAGGCCAAATAGGCCTCTAATGGCTGAAGTATCAAAGAGTTCGACAGAAATAACTCTTCCAGAGTTTGTCGCCAAGACAGAGGAGTATATTAATCAGGAGGAAATGATTAAGGCTCTCACGAAAGGTCAGGAGGAAGAAGACCAGGAGAAGGAGGACGCCAAAAAGGAGAAACCTATAGCATCTGCTCCGAAGGAAGAAAGGTTCCAGAAGAGAGTAGTAAAGAAGGCTGTACCATCAGTCCCAAAGACAGAACCCTGTCGGCGTGAAGATCGAAGGTTCACACCTTTGAATACCAAGGTCAACGAAGTGTTTATGGAGATTAGAAGAGACCTGACTTTCAGGTGGCCGAGTAAGTTACGGGGTGATCCATGGAAGTGAGATCGGATGAAATTCTGCGAGTACCATAATGATCACGGGCATTTGACGGAAGACTGTATAACCTTGCGACAGGAAATCGAAACTTTCATTAGAAATGGAAGGTTGGTAAGATTCCTAGCAGGAGAAAGGAATCGAGATGCGATGCACCAGCAGCCCCTCCTGTTGGATGCAAACCGAGCTGAAGGGGGACGAGAGCCGAGACGTGATCGGGATGATGGTCCTAGAGAAGATCCGAGACCCCCTCGGGATCAAGGAGTGGTAGGCGAGATCCACACCATCGCTGGAggaatagctggtggaggacaGGCTAATTTGGCCAGGAAAGCCCATGCCAGGAAGACACAGGCCGAGGAAGTCTTTACAGTACAGAGACCGTCCAAAGTTGCAAGAAAGGATTCAATGACCCTTTCTTTCTCTGAAGAAGATGCCAGGGGGGTAATGCAGCCGTATGATGACCCACTAATCGTAACAGTGACAGTAGCCAACCATATGATCCACATAAttttggtggacaatggaagctTGGCCGATGTGCTGTACTGGCAAGTTTTTAAGCTAATGggtattgatcgtgataggatcacaCCATTTAGCTCTCCCCTGGTTGGATTTGCAGGAGAGCAAGTCCAACCGATTGGTCTTATTTCACGCCCTGTGACGGCAGGGACAGCACCTAAGCAGAAAACTGTAATGGTAGATTTCCTGGTTATTGACCGACTAGGTGCCTACAATGCCATTATCGGTAGACCTGCTTTAAATAAGTTGAAGACCGTAACTTCAACATACCATTTGATGATAAAGTTCCCGACGGAAGAAGGAGTCGGAGAAGTAAAGGGGGATCAGACCCAGGCAAGAAGATGTTACAATACGTCCCTCAAGAGGGTCTCGGATCCGACCCCCATTGTAATTGGTACAGTATGAGGTAATAACAGGAGTGACCCAAAGGGAGAGCCAGCTGAGCCACTGGAGGATGTGGTAGTAAGTGGAGAcaagactttgaagattgggaCACAGCTCAGTCCCAGAATCCGAGACGACCTCATCATCTTCCTAAGAGGGAATTTAGAAGTTTTTGCATGGACTCATGAAGATATGCCAGGAATTGACCCTGAAGACATCCTCCACCAGCTAAATGTGGATCCAAGTGTGAAATCGgtgaagcaaaaaagaagaaagttcgcTCCTGAGCGGAATGTGGCCATAGCTGAAGAAGTGGAGAAGCTTCTCAAGGCTCGTTTCATTGAAGAAGTATATTATCCCGATTGGTTGgccaatgtagtattggtcaaaaagttcaatgggaagtggaggatgtgcgtaGATTTCACTGACCTCAATAAAGCTTGCCCAAAAGACAGTTTTCCATTACCTCGCATTGATGCATTGGTGGACTCAACAGCTGGATATGGCTTACTCAGCTTCATGGACGCCTTCTCTGGTTACAACCAGATATACATGCATCCAGAAGACTGTGAGAAAACTGCATTCATAACTAACCGAAGCCTGTACTGTTATAAAGTCATGCCCTTCGGTTTGAAGAACGCAAGGGCAACATACCAGAGGCTGGTAAACAAGATGTTTCGAGACCAGATCGGACGTAATATGAAAGTATACGTTGATGATATGCTAGTCAAGAGTGTGTTGCCACAGGACCATGTACTCGACTTGCAAGAGACGTTTGCAACCTTGAAGAAGTACGagatgaagttgaatccctcAAAGTGTGCATTCGGAGTTTCATCAGGAAAGTTCCTCGGTTACATGGTGTCCAGCCGAGGAATAGAAGCCAATCCTGAAAAGATACAAGCTGTCTTAGATATGCAGTCTCCGAGAAACTTGAAGCAGCTCCAGCAGTTGACAGGAAGGGTAGCGGCACTAAATCGATTCATTTTATGATCAACGATAAGTGTCTTCCGTTTTTCAAAGTCTTGCGAAAGGCCTTTGAATGGACAGACGAATGTGAAGAAGCCTTCGGACAGCTAAAAGAGTATCTGATGAGCCCACCTTTGCTGAGCCAGACAATACCTGGGGAGGTACTTTATTTATATTTAGCCATGTCTCAAACGGCTGTCAGTGCTGCATTAAtccgagaagaagaaggaattcaAAAGCCTGTATACTTCATAAGTAGAGCTTTGAGAGGCGCTAAAGAAAGATATCCTCAGATGGAAAAATTGGCTTTCGCCTTGGTTATAGCATCCAGGAAGCTCCGACCctacttccaagctcatactatcAGGGTATTGACTGAATACCCTTTAAAGAAAGTACTAAGAAAGCTAGATCTGCCGGGAATATTGGCTAATTGGGCTATTGAATTGGGAGAATTCGACATTGAGTTTCTCCCTCGGAATTCTCTCAAGGGCCAGGCACTGGCTGATTTTCTGGCAGAATTCACTGGTTTGCCAGATGTCACCAGCTAGCCAAGTGATGAGACCTGGGTAATTTATGTAGATGGATCATCTACAAAGAAGCACGGTGGAGTTAGGGTAGTAATGATCACACCCGATGGGGAAGAATTGTGTAGTTCATTGAAATTCAAAACCACAAATAACGAGGCCGAGTACGAGGCTGTCTTGGCAGGACTCAGTCTAGCTCTTGAAATGAGAGCCAAATTTGTGAAAATACGGAGTGATTCTCAGGTCGTCGTAGGGCACATCCAGGGTGAATTTGAAGCCAAGGGAGACAAGATGAAGTTATACTTATCTAAAGTACAAGACTTGCGAAGTCTATTCAATAAATTCAGTATTGTGAAAGTTCCGAGGCCGGAAAATGAGAGAGCAGACCAATTGGCCCGAATAGCTTCAACAGCTAACGGGGAGATGGAAGCCGAAACCCCTGTCCAAACTCTTCTACAATCATCCGTTACCGAGACGGTGTCGGTTTTGACAACCGAGACCATACCTGATTGGCAACTGGAAATAGTAAAATACCTGGAAATAGGAGTACTTCCTTCAGATAAAAAACTGGCTATCGATTGAAGGTAAGAGCAGAAAGGTTTACAATAATAAATGAAGTCCTTTACAAAAGGGGCTTCATGTTGCCACTTTTAAAGTGTGTTTCGAAGGAAGAAGGAGATTATATCCTTAGAGAAATCCATGAAAGGATCTGTGGAAGCCATTCTGGGGCCAGAATACTGGCACATAAAGCAGTCCGAGCGggtttctattggcccaacATGAATCGGGACTCGGCAGATATTTTCAGGAATTGTAATAAGTGCCAGCGATTCGCTAATGTCACTCATCAACCTCCTGAAGACCTGAGTGCAATCTCTTCACCTTGGCCCTTCTcccaatggggggtagatatagtaggaccattACCTCGGAGCAGGGGAGGTGTACCGTTCGCGGTTGTTGCTGTAGACTATTTCACTAAGTGGGCAGAGGTTGAAGCCTTAGTGAATATCACAGCCAAAGCAATAGAACGATTCTTATGGAAGAACATCATATGCCGATATGACATTCCCCATGCTTTTATCACAAACAATGGCAAGCAGTTTGACTGCGACTCATTCCGAGCCTGGTGTGCCCAGTTGCGAATAAGGAACTATTACTCGTCTCCAGGGCACCCCCAGGCAAATTGGCAGGTAGAAGccaccaacaaaacaattttcaaaatcttgaagaagaagctggaTGATCGGAAAGGAAACTAGGCAGAAGATCTTCCAGAAGTATTATGGGCATACTGAACGACCAAAAGAATTCCAACCGAAGAGACACCATATGCCTTAGCATTCGGAACTGAGGCAGTCTTCCAGCCGAGGTAGGCTTAGGCAGCTATCGCATAGAAACTTTCCAATCCGAAGCTAATAATGAAGGGTTGCAGCTGCACTTGGACTTACTATAAGAGAAGCGGGATCAAGCCTAGGTGGCTATGGCAGCATATCAGGCAAGAGTGACTCGATATTTCAATAAAAAGGTCAAGCCTCGGagcttcaaagttggagatGTAGTTCTACGTAAAGCTACTTTGGTGACTAAGGACCCAGTTGAGGGAAAGCTGGCTCCTAATTGGGAAGTGCCTTATAGAGTGATTGAGTGCAAAAGAGCAGGAGCATACCACCTGAAAGATTCCAAAGGTAAGGTTCTTCCGAGGCCTTGGAATGCTGAGCACCTTAAAAAATACTATGTCTAAATGCTGTGATATGTAGTTTGTTTGTCATTTCACTACTTTATTTCAATGAATAAAAGTATCTCGGAGTTATGCAGTATATAAGGTTCATATGTACaagttaaatgattttattaatCTCGGAGAAGACGGCTGAAAAGGCGCTTCCGAGCATGATGCAACCAAAATGAGCATTCTCTTAACGTAACCCAAACTCAGAAACCTCAAAGAACTCTCCGAGACCTAGCTCGGAGTAGCATAACTATGAGTAagtctgaagaaaaaaaaaaccctaattcaACTCTCCGAGATTTAACTCGGAGTAGGAATTAAACTCTCCGAGATTTTACTCGGAGTAGAAATCTGACTCTCCGAGACTTGATCAAGCTCCACGAGGCTTAACTCGTGGTAGCATAACTAAGGCTAAACTAAAGTCTCCAAGATATAACTCGGAGAAATATAGTTATAAGCTTCTTTTAACTTAGGCAACAAACAAATATCAGAAAGTTGTTACTTCAAGAttcatataaaaacaaaaaactcgtTTCATTAAGGAACTTGAGGTATATACAAAGAGCTGTCAAATGGTATTACATTATGTTGCCTTAGGGGCAGAAGCAGGATTAACATCGGGAGCCTTGGCAGATACGGACTCGGCAGAATCGGCCTCGGATCGGGTGTCATCAGGATCAGACTCGGCACCTTGGCAATGTTGATCTGAAAAGGGATCgaagaaaaattcttttatcCCTGCTGCATCAGGTAATAGTTCTTGGCCTAGGTTTACCAGTTGAGCCATAGCTGCGTCCGAACAAGGGATATCCTCGATCTTCACTCTGTCGAGATCTATTTTCCAGGTTGAGTCCTTAGCCTATGCTCGAAAGGTTTCAAAATCGAGAATGAGCCCGTCGGCCCAGGCAGAATTTCGAACCCATGAGGCAAAAGATAACTGACGCAAATAATTTGCAGCACGGCTTTTAGCCTCCTTCAGCTGAGCCCTCACCTGAATATATTTGCCTTTGAAGAACTTTAGTTTCTCCTCGGCAATCACCTTAGCTTCATTCGTTTTCACCACCAATTTTTTCTGGTCCAAGATTTCAGCTTGAGCTAATTCTAGCTGATCCGAGACCCCCGTGTGCGCTTCTCCCAGCTGGTTCAGGTCTTCTTTTATAATGGAATTGTCCTCCTGGAGTCGGTTTATTTCCGCTCGAAGACCCTCAATCTCAGCCGCCAACTCTGTGGCCTTGGATTCAGCCCTTGCGCGAGCCGCGGCCGCCTCGGAAGTCTCAGCCTCCATTATTGACTGCTGTCGGCCCGAGAGCAGCAGCTCTTCGTCTTGCTTAGCCACTACCTCCTTTAGCCTAGCATTTTCAGCTTCCAGATCAGTAACTAAGCCTTGGAGGGTGTTAGTCTTAGTGGCCGAGTCATTAGCTACCTTCCGGAAGTAGCAATACAAAACCAATGACCTCATAATAGCCTAAGAAAAGGATTTTGTCAGTACAtgtatgtaaaaaaaaaaaaaaaaaaaaagaagagaaagatgatACATTTACagtaagttgaaaaaaaatcatctgTTCTGTCATGCCTTGAGCAGAGATATCACGCTCCATTATAAGGCTCTCATGCGGAATTAAATCCACCAATGCTAAGAAAGGGTTACCCTTCAGGTTACCACTAAAGTCTGCCAGACGTCCGCCGACAGTCCAATCGACTCCCTGAGGTCTTATTGGCGAGACGGAAGAGGATGAGGTCTCGGCAGCAGACTCCCTCTCTTTAGCCGAGTCCTTCTCGGCAACCTTCCCGACAGTCGTAGGAGTCGGCGTCCGAGCCTTAGTAGATATAGGATCATGGGCTTCCGGTTCGGCCTCGTCAATAGGGGAAAGAGGTCGAGATCCTTCGACAGCTGCAGTAGGCCCCTCGGTCCTCTCACACACCATCTCTACGGAGCTATCTGAATGCTCCACCAACTCTATATCATCCAAAATATGTTGGATATTGGAGCCCAAGGGTTGGAGCGAAAGAGATTCGATGGGGATTGCAGTCCTGGCCTCAACACCATCCGAGGCCAAGGGAGTGGCATTTAATGGGCGTGCTAGGACAGGTTCGTTTGCCAGAAAAGCCTCAACTTCTGCAACTGGTTTCACCACAGGCCCAGGAGCAGCCTTTCGCCTAGCAGCCAATAAGCTGGCAAACTGATCCTACACCTTCATTTCTGCCGTTTTTACGAGCTTCCTCTTCTTAGGTTGAGGAGCCTCGGGTTTGTCAGATTCCACGGGCTCATCGAACAAGCACAGAGCCCTAGCTGCCCAATGAGGAGGGTTGAGTTTTTTGGCCCTCGTGTCCATTTTCAACGACCCCGTGGTTCGGAATTGCGGAGCAGCAGGTGGGTTCACTCTCCCACTGATCCTCAGGGCCCCACCTGTTCGGAGTGGTAGATTCTTCTGCTTAGGTGACTCGATTAGTTTGCCTTTACCTTTGTCGAGTGTGGCCTTCTTCGGGGTAGCCCCCCGGGTATTAGCAGCCGGAGGATCTGAAATGACAAGCTTTGGGTCTCGGGTGATCACAGAAGCAAGTCTCTTTTTGCCTCCGCCAACACCTCCATCTACTGCAACGAGGCCTTTCCCCTCCGAGGCCGTACTCATTAGCAGCGAGTAACTCAGCAGACTCTCATGTTTTTGAGTCCACCGTAAAACATCGTTCACATGTTGCTGTTCGTTGTCGGTGAGGGTTGGCTCTTTAGAAGCGTTCCCAGCAGGAACACTGGTTTCCCGAGGTACTCTTGGACCTTGGGCAACTTTAGTAGGATGAAATTCCCATTGGCCCGTTgcaaaaaagtattttcccTTCCACGCGTGGTTGCTGGAATACTTTCCGTCTACATGGATGAATTTTCCCCGTCGTGACTGAAAGTTGTATAAGCCATCGCACTTTGGGTTCTTCTGGAGCCGATATACCCATAAAAATTCTCGGGCAGTGAGGTGATGTCTCGGTCCGAGCGCCAAAGGCCACAGTAGCACGCAGGCATAAATAAGCCTCCAGGCGTTGGGCACGATCTGATGCGGGGCCAGGTTCAAATAGCTCAGCAGCTCTTGTATTATTGGTGGGAAGGGTAGTCGGAAACCGGCACGAAACATAGTCTCGTACAGACAAACTTCATGAGCGTCGGAACGCACTATAGCACCTACCCGTTCGTCATCGAATCGCAACTTCACAGATTTGGGAATAAAACATTCCTCCCGGATTCTTGCTTCATCGGCTTTAGTCAATAATGGCCGCCAGCAGGCTGGATAGGTGTTTCCTCCGAGACCGTTAGAGCCTGATCCCTCATCTCCAGACATGAtatgagaaaaagaagaaagaaggttTTCAAGAAAcagagaagaaacaaaaagttaGAGCTCGACTAGAAGATAGGAAGAATGAAGAAGACCACCGCGTTTTAATAGCATTGCCTCAGTAACCTGCGCATTAAATGCGCTACAAGGAGCAGGTCTCGGCAAGTGACACGTGGACGTACCTCTTGACCAAGTTCAATGCACTGACAGAGTCTCGGAATACCAATCGACATCTACAGTTGACGAGTGACAGTGTCTCGGAATACCAACCGACGCCGcctgaaaatttaaaattcaaattttccctccgaattttgaaattcaaactttccaaaatttgaatttcaaaatttccgCCTTGGTTGTCCGAGACGAGGCTCGGAGGATTATTGGTCGTCTCGAAATTCCTCCCGAAGAGCAGGTCTCGGGGGGTAGACCCATTCCACTTAGACATGAAATTTCCATGATTTTGCAAAGCAtcgaaattggggggtaactgttgggtcatggattaGCCCATACAATATTCAATAACCTCTAGGCCTAGTTTGAGAAAGCCCAAGACCTAAATACGAGACTCATGAATCCGAGACCTATGTCCGAGGCCCAGTAAGCTAAGTCTCTCGCATCCGAGGCTATTAATGCCGAGACTCTCAAAGCCGAGACCATGAAGTCCGAGATTAACTCAGGACATGTAAATCTCAGCTTAAGGGATAACTCAAGTGTCTTAGAAACTATTGCTGTtggtaaataaataatcttGTTGTTTACAAAGGCACCAGACCAATCTACGATTCAAATCCTCTATATATCAATAAAGATATGCCAGTAACCGAGTCCCACTCGGTCCCTTGATCTCGAGCCACTAAAATCGCGGAATGACTAACAAACATTATCtgtcattcaaatgtttgttcagctaatatcaagggataagattcctgaaTATGTGGAAAATCAAATCTTCTCattgcctataaatacaagtcatattatcgaagcaaaggtaatcacaactctcattATCTGAGCTCTATAGTTGTTGACAATATCCTCTTTTGTTCTCATCCTGACGTAGGCATCGGAGTGTTcccgccggctcacccccggtcacttcaatccttctttcttctttgttgtgcagtcaaataGTTCGTGTATTGGTCAACTAAAATGAAGCAGGCGTGTCACGACACCATTTGGAGAAATTGTGCATCAACACTCCCTTTGCTTCAAACCTTCATTTCCAGCTTGTCATCGTCCATGCCAGACCCTCCCCCCCCCCTCTATTCCTATTCCTGGTACCTCCAACTCTCTCAAAACATCCATTAATTCATGTTCTTTTGATTATGCAtgtattatatgtatatatgtgtatgCATATATAAATGGGTTGGTTTCATTTTGTGGAGTTGATAATTAGCTGCAATGTTATTGGTGTTTTGATCAATTTTGTAGAAGCCTCCGAAATTTTACGATATACAGAGGCAGACTTGAAAAGGATAGCTGCCCGAGTTGCTGAAAACGTTGAGGAAATTTGCCACAATCAATTGGTAAGATTCCACACAAATATTACTGTTTGAACTGAGTTTTTCCATTCAGTACATTACTGATGATCTAATGATTGTAATTGATCTCGGTGTTAAAGAATTTTCAATATTAGTATGTATATATAGCTACTTTGTTGTTTGGGAATGTTTTAAATTGAACGTATCAAAAGAGCGTTGAAACTGGATAGTCTCACATGAGAAAAAGAGATAGTTGGCACTTATAAGGCTCAATTCAGACCAAGTTATTGCTTTAAAGCAATGTTTGGCGTATGTACCGGTGTGTACACTCTAGTATGTTGCGAAGCAACACACCCATATGCGTGGTGGTGGGCACTAGTGGCGCCTTAATGGCACACTTTGgcactttgttttcttttgttctttcaaaCCCTTatgtagttttaaaatttgagtctgttttgatttgattttgttttgtgcaAAACGCAACCAATCTACGAgcatttcattttctgttttatctttatttttcgGATACCCGATTGGCTTGTGGTGGTATTTTGTGTGAAAAGTGTCACTATTCTACTTGCAGTGATATGGTTGATGCTTTGATGAAAGAATGAAGTTTAGGTATCCTAGCTAGTGTGTACTTGCATTTGATTTGCCAATGCAGATATTCTGAATGTTTCAGATGctctatatatacatgtgtgcaGGAGAATGAAGCAGTAGTGGAGGTGATGCAAGGAGATCCTAGGAATGTTCTTTGTGATGCTGTGGAGAAACACCAGGCTTCTGTGTTGGTTGTGGGTAGTCATGGCTATGGAGCTATAAAAAGGTATTGCATGCTCTAACCTAAATTTGAACTTTTAGTGCAGCATCATCATCAGCATTATGTCATTGCTCATCAATGAAAATCTACAATCTGTGCACGCATGCAGGGCGGTTTTAGGAAGTGTAAGTGACTGCTGTGCTCATCATGCTCACTGCTCTGTGATGATTGTCAAGAGGCCCAAAACCAAACACTAAGCCATAATCCTGCTTCAAATATGtaaacagtatatatatatacctactGCGGTTGCATCAACCAAGTTTAGGTCCAATAAATGTGTGAAGAGTTAATGCAAtattgttttgtcttttttgaatTAAGGCTGTTGCTTCAAGATATGCATGTTTGTGTAAAAGATATATGTATGTGTTAATCTTTCTTATTAAAGATTTTGATTTGGTAAGTTTCAAAGGATTGTTATGAAAGAGTTGAGCATCAGTTGTGTTCGTCAATATCAATTTCATATGATATGGCTGCATGAATGGCATGTTCATCAAATTAATAGACATAATAATGCATCCCTTCGTGAAAATTTATCTGAAGATGTTTACATGTCTCAAAATTATGTTTGCAAACTTCAAAAGGTTATATATGAAGTTTATTCTTCTTGGTTTGCTTCTCTTCGGAACAAGCTCAACATGAGCTTGAGGAGAAGTGTtacacttttcaattttttttttttttttttttaagttgattccaaaatgatgtgtcaccatcccgtgagatttattattttgacaaaTATGCTATAAACTCATAGAataatgacacatcatttgTAAACCAACTTTGagagagatttaaaaaaaaaacacaaaactctGTCACTTTTAAACAAGAGTCGCATGATATTAACTAATTAGTTTGATGTAGCggttaattaattagacaaTAACTAATTTGAAATCGGAGGAAAACCTAAATAtgtaattgtcaaaattaaaaacttagggactaaatttcatttttcctaaattataaAGTCCACTAGTATTTAATACGAAACTCTGTCGCCTTTACAACCTAAAATGTCGCCACCACAACTAGTGTAGAAACAGAGTGAAACGGATGCGACGTCGTTCCTTGAAATCGATAAACCCGGACCGGTTTTTCGGGTGCGTGTTAGTTAGTCTTCCCGTATAAATAAGATTCCTGGAAAGTCCATGTAAGGTCCAAACCACGTAATCTGACAGCTCGGAGAGAGAAGAacgccgagagagagagagaagattttgCGGTGAAATATAAGTTGTGGGTTTGGGTTCAAATCAACAAACTTGAATCGCTTGATCATCGCCATCATCTTCCAATGGACGGTGATGGGGGTGTTGGTGGTGCTAGGGGCGCGGAACCTCAAGTTTCTGGGGTTCATTGCTCGATTTGCTCGGGTTTGGTGTCGGATAATGGAGGAAGATCCAGGGCTAAGCTGCAATGTGGGCATGAGTTCCATCTCGGTAAGCGATATTGTTTTTGTCTGTGTGGTTTGAAGAAAACTCTCTTGCTGAttgaaattgttgaaatatttAGAAATTTGGCTGCTGCGTTTGTGTTGAAATAGAAGTATAAAGGAAAAAAGCTCTAGGGTTTTGGAAACTGAAGTTGAATTTCTGAAGGGTATTTTATCGTTGTAAGTTAAGAATTAGTGACTGTTTGCAGTTGCTGTTGTAGGATTTTGAATGCTTCTAACAGATTCTTTTTGGGCGTGGAAATGTGCTTTGTGTGGGGAAGGGCATTTTATAATTTCGCGGTGTCAAATTTCACTGCATCTAGACCATTGGTTGAATTTCACTGAAAATAAAGCTTGGTGGAGAAATGTGTGCTTAGTTTAGTTGAATAGGATTCTGATGCCCAGTAGGAGATGGTCTGAACTGAGATCTCTATTTGTTGTCAATGCTTGCTGATGACAATATAAGGTATTATTTGACTGTACTAGAAGAAATAAATGTAGAacacgaaattttttttatgacggGAACCTTGACAAGCCATGGCCTTCGGACTCACCTCTGCAGAGTAAACCTCGGACCTGTGCACTACACCCTCAAAAGTTCTCCTACACGGATCAGGGTAAATAGCTGGCTTTTTACACCAGGGGATGTGGCCCCAAGGGGGAGTTTGCACCTAACAAGTCTCAAACTTGGGATCTAGGGGGTGATACTCCTAAGACCACAAGCCTCAACCACTTGGCCAATCCCTTGGGGTTAGTGCAGAACACGAATTGATTTCACACTTTGATTGTAGGAGTAATTT
Coding sequences within it:
- the LOC132169137 gene encoding universal stress protein A-like protein, whose amino-acid sequence is MATSEKQVMVVGFDDHEHNAYALEWSLKHFFTASNLHFQLVIVHARPSPPPLFLFLLIISCNVIGVLINFVEASEILRYTEADLKRIAARVAENVEEICHNQLENEAVVEVMQGDPRNVLCDAVEKHQASVLVVGSHGYGAIKRAVLGSVSDCCAHHAHCSVMIVKRPKTKH